A portion of the Pedobacter cryoconitis genome contains these proteins:
- a CDS encoding DUF5522 domain-containing protein encodes MEQSADYYFNEEGLMVFTETYHLKRGYCCKNGCKHCPWKYGRKKDNGNNSELNSEKR; translated from the coding sequence ATGGAACAGAGTGCCGACTATTATTTCAATGAAGAGGGATTGATGGTTTTTACAGAAACATATCACCTTAAACGTGGTTATTGCTGTAAAAATGGTTGTAAGCACTGTCCATGGAAATACGGCAGGAAAAAAGACAATGGGAATAATAGTGAATTAAATTCAGAAAAAAGATAA
- a CDS encoding GNAT family N-acetyltransferase, whose translation MQYAPIENNKSPYLSFVEELYHAAFPMEERRNWKQLLKMIGTVPEMSMQVVLEEEKAIGFVTSWKFEDWCFIEHLAIDPVNRGKKFGERVMKDFMVNRKLLLEVEPPASVDAIRRIGFYERLGLVCLPFDYLHPSYHDAHVSHSLVLMTNVAEREELYFHEIIRTVKKQVYLYHPL comes from the coding sequence ATGCAATACGCACCCATAGAGAATAATAAGAGTCCATATCTGTCTTTTGTAGAGGAGTTGTACCATGCTGCTTTTCCAATGGAAGAGCGCAGGAACTGGAAACAATTGTTAAAAATGATTGGCACAGTTCCGGAAATGTCTATGCAGGTTGTTCTGGAAGAAGAAAAAGCGATTGGTTTTGTAACCAGCTGGAAGTTTGAGGACTGGTGTTTTATTGAACATCTGGCAATTGATCCGGTAAACAGAGGAAAGAAATTTGGAGAACGTGTGATGAAAGATTTCATGGTCAACCGTAAATTATTGTTAGAGGTTGAGCCTCCTGCTTCTGTGGATGCCATACGCAGAATTGGCTTTTATGAAAGATTGGGATTGGTTTGTTTACCTTTTGATTATCTTCATCCTTCTTATCATGACGCTCATGTTTCTCATTCTTTAGTGCTGATGACTAATGTAGCGGAAAGAGAAGAGCTGTATTTTCATGAAATCATCCGCACGGTTAAAAAGCAGGTCTATTTATACCACCCTTTGTAA
- a CDS encoding ZIP family metal transporter: MEVWKILILFFCAFFGGLSIFLVKSDKSQLLKLILSFSGAYLFAITVLHLIPDAYSGPDHAEIGIYILIGFLLQILLEQFSEGVEHGHIHKHDDTRIFPYGIMISLCLHAFLEGMPLAADQHNALIFGISLHHIPAAFALASILMQNKFKSAGIIFYLAIFAIMAPLGFWVSNGISTGSIGGIEVYFHKMMGIVIGIFLHISTTILFESSVDHKVSKRKMVAVLLGIAIALIGFYTSGHSH, translated from the coding sequence ATGGAAGTTTGGAAAATCTTAATCCTGTTCTTTTGCGCCTTTTTTGGAGGGTTATCTATATTTTTAGTCAAAAGTGATAAGTCACAATTGCTAAAACTTATACTTTCTTTTAGTGGTGCTTATTTATTTGCAATCACCGTATTACACCTGATACCCGATGCTTACAGCGGGCCGGATCACGCAGAAATAGGTATTTACATCTTAATTGGATTCCTTTTACAGATCCTTTTAGAGCAATTTTCTGAAGGTGTAGAACATGGGCATATCCATAAACATGATGACACCCGGATCTTTCCTTATGGAATCATGATCAGTTTGTGTTTGCATGCTTTTTTAGAAGGAATGCCACTTGCAGCAGATCAGCATAATGCATTGATTTTTGGTATTTCCCTTCATCATATCCCAGCCGCTTTTGCGCTTGCGAGTATATTGATGCAAAACAAATTCAAATCTGCAGGTATTATCTTTTACCTGGCCATCTTCGCCATCATGGCACCTTTAGGGTTCTGGGTAAGTAATGGGATCAGCACAGGCAGTATTGGAGGGATCGAAGTTTACTTCCACAAAATGATGGGAATTGTGATCGGAATATTCTTACATATCTCCACCACTATCTTATTCGAATCCAGCGTAGATCATAAAGTTTCCAAAAGAAAAATGGTTGCTGTCTTGTTGGGTATTGCGATTGCCCTGATTGGATTTTATACCTCAGGACATAGTCATTAA
- a CDS encoding MBL fold metallo-hydrolase: MILADFLVPTKIGLYCAYGNFYLDPKEMVRDAVISHAHGDHAISGNFNVYCTKATSLFMIQRYKKFAAGEFHLYAFHAEFVLNEVKISFIPAGHILGSALVMMEYKGVKYLYTGDYKLQPDTTCEPIEFAEADVLITETTFANPDTKHPDVELEIKKLNATTSNIMLGAYALGKSQRLIKLISDLCPQRRILVHHSILPFVKIYEQMGIDMGKYEVYDRKVMKNTKTDMIYLVPPLVYRSYIKAVNVIRVFATGWKHLQHNNELQLFISDHVDWDDIIYTIEKVKPKEIWTTHGSGIQLKSYYSNIITVKLLN, from the coding sequence ATGATATTAGCGGATTTTTTAGTGCCAACTAAAATTGGACTGTATTGTGCCTATGGCAATTTTTACCTGGACCCGAAAGAAATGGTCAGGGATGCAGTAATTTCACATGCACACGGTGATCATGCAATTAGTGGTAATTTCAATGTGTATTGTACCAAAGCAACCTCATTGTTCATGATACAGCGGTATAAGAAATTTGCAGCGGGTGAGTTTCATCTGTATGCTTTTCATGCTGAATTTGTATTGAATGAAGTGAAGATAAGTTTTATCCCTGCTGGCCATATTTTAGGTTCTGCACTGGTAATGATGGAGTATAAAGGGGTTAAATATTTATATACCGGAGATTATAAGCTTCAGCCGGATACGACTTGCGAGCCTATAGAATTTGCGGAAGCTGATGTACTGATTACGGAAACAACTTTTGCAAATCCGGATACCAAACATCCTGATGTAGAACTGGAAATCAAAAAACTAAATGCGACAACGAGCAATATTATGCTGGGGGCTTATGCTTTAGGTAAGAGTCAGCGGTTGATTAAACTGATCAGCGACCTTTGTCCGCAGCGAAGGATCCTGGTACACCATAGTATTCTTCCTTTTGTGAAAATTTATGAGCAGATGGGAATTGATATGGGGAAATATGAGGTTTATGACCGGAAAGTAATGAAGAATACTAAAACTGATATGATTTACCTGGTACCGCCTTTGGTTTACAGAAGTTATATCAAAGCGGTAAATGTAATCAGGGTTTTTGCGACGGGATGGAAACATTTACAGCACAATAATGAGTTGCAATTGTTCATTTCTGATCATGTGGATTGGGATGATATCATTTATACAATTGAAAAAGTAAAGCCAAAAGAAATTTGGACTACACATGGGAGTGGAATTCAACTAAAAAGTTATTATTCAAACATTATTACTGTTAAATTGCTTAACTAA
- a CDS encoding phosphatase PAP2 family protein, which yields MIESLHNFDVELFLKIHRGLSNGFLDWFLPLMRNRYTWAPLYLFIIIFSFKEYKKRGWYIIGGVILTFALGDMISSRFIKPFVARLRPCNEPTLIHDIIHRVPCGSGYSFPSAHATNHFGIAVFLIMVFYPRWKPILPIGLAWAFIISFAQIYVGVHYPIDTIAGAALGSTIGFLVALIYKKLQPAL from the coding sequence ATGATAGAAAGCCTGCATAACTTCGATGTAGAACTGTTTCTGAAAATTCACAGGGGACTGTCGAATGGTTTCCTGGACTGGTTCCTTCCATTGATGCGCAACCGTTATACCTGGGCCCCACTTTACCTTTTTATTATCATTTTCAGTTTCAAAGAATATAAAAAGAGAGGCTGGTATATCATAGGCGGCGTAATCCTTACGTTTGCCCTGGGTGATATGATTTCTTCCAGATTCATCAAGCCATTTGTTGCCAGGCTAAGACCTTGTAATGAACCCACACTGATTCATGATATTATTCACCGCGTGCCCTGCGGCAGCGGTTATAGTTTCCCATCAGCACATGCAACAAACCATTTTGGTATTGCCGTGTTTTTAATTATGGTTTTCTATCCAAGATGGAAGCCAATCCTGCCTATTGGCCTGGCCTGGGCATTTATTATTTCTTTCGCACAAATATATGTAGGTGTACATTACCCGATTGATACTATAGCAGGCGCTGCTCTGGGCTCAACTATCGGATTTTTAGTAGCACTCATTTATAAAAAATTACAACCAGCACTTTAA
- a CDS encoding class I SAM-dependent methyltransferase, translated as MQRKWFQYWFNSPYYHILYSQRNDAEAEFLIDNLTAYLKPALHSRMLDIACGRGRHSVYLNKKGFDVTGIDLSEQSIKYAKQFEQKHLHFFVHDMRKLGYINYYDIALNLFTSFGYFDTEKDHVNALKSFRKSIKEDGTVVIDYFNTQKIISNLTHKETKTLEGIEFDLRKFVAEGKIIKHINFEHKSKHYAFEERVQAFSLADFERMLEKSGLKIVDTFGSYSLEAFDVAKSDRLILVCKKA; from the coding sequence ATGCAGCGAAAGTGGTTTCAATATTGGTTTAATTCTCCCTATTATCATATCTTATATAGTCAGCGTAACGACGCTGAAGCAGAGTTTTTAATTGATAACCTGACAGCTTACCTTAAACCTGCACTGCACTCCCGTATGCTGGATATCGCCTGTGGAAGAGGCCGTCATTCTGTTTATTTAAACAAAAAAGGATTTGACGTTACAGGAATTGATCTTTCTGAACAAAGTATTAAATACGCGAAGCAATTCGAGCAAAAACATCTTCACTTTTTCGTACACGATATGCGTAAGCTCGGCTATATCAATTATTACGATATCGCTTTGAACCTTTTCACAAGTTTCGGCTACTTTGATACAGAAAAAGATCATGTAAACGCGCTTAAATCTTTCAGAAAAAGTATTAAAGAAGACGGAACAGTAGTTATTGATTACTTCAACACACAGAAAATTATCAGTAACCTGACCCACAAAGAAACCAAGACCCTTGAAGGTATAGAATTTGATCTTCGTAAATTCGTTGCTGAAGGTAAAATCATTAAGCACATCAACTTTGAACACAAAAGCAAACACTATGCTTTTGAAGAGCGTGTACAAGCCTTCAGTCTTGCTGACTTTGAACGTATGCTTGAAAAAAGCGGATTAAAAATAGTGGATACATTCGGCAGCTACAGCCTGGAAGCTTTTGATGTGGCTAAATCTGACAGATTAATCCTTGTTTGTAAAAAAGCATGA
- a CDS encoding GH92 family glycosyl hydrolase codes for MKHFLSALLIAATMPVLAQQAGKVTDPVDWVNPLMGTASKPSLSNGNTYPTIAVPWGMNFWTPQTGKMGDGWAYTYDADKIRGFKQTHQPSPWMNDYGQFSVMPVTGKMKFNQDERASWFSHKAEIVKPYYYSVYLADADVTTEITPTERAAQFRFTFPKSDSSYVVIDAFDKGSYIKVIPKERKVIGYSTRYASGPLPANFKNYFVIYFDKAISSANTWHGNTLAKDTLELKSDHSGAIIGFKTEKGEKVGMKVASSFISVEQAEISLKRELANDTFEATQQKSRAVWNKTLGKISIEGGTVDQTRTFYSSLYRTLFFPNKLYEIDANNKIVHWSPYNGKTMPGYMFAGTGFWDTFRALYPFLNLVYPAINKEMQEGLVNDYKEGGWLPEWSSPGYANCMIGNNSASVVADAYIKGLRGYDIERLFEALKHGANNEGPNEAVGRAGVKYYNELGYVPYDVKLNENAARTLEYAYDDFTIYQLGKALNKPAAEIDIYKKRAMNYKNLFDPSSGLMRGKNKDGSFQSPFNPFKWGDAFTEGNSWHYSWSVFQDINGLVGLMGGKNKFVEKLDSVFTMPPVFDASYYGSVIHEIREMQIANMGQYAHGNQPIQHMIYLYNYAGQPWKAQYWLRETMNRMYKATPDGYCGDEDNGQTSAWYVFSSMGFYPVTPATDQYVVGAPLFKKVTVNLDNGKQIVINAAANSVDNKYINALKYNGKAYGKNWLSHADLVKGATLDFDMTATPNKTRGTAESDFPYSMSTEQQ; via the coding sequence ATGAAACATTTCTTATCAGCATTACTTATTGCTGCCACTATGCCTGTACTGGCGCAGCAAGCAGGTAAAGTGACAGACCCGGTAGATTGGGTTAATCCGTTAATGGGGACGGCAAGTAAACCAAGCCTGTCTAATGGGAATACTTATCCTACAATTGCAGTTCCATGGGGAATGAACTTCTGGACTCCGCAAACCGGTAAAATGGGTGATGGATGGGCTTATACTTATGATGCTGATAAAATAAGAGGGTTTAAACAAACACATCAGCCTTCTCCCTGGATGAATGATTATGGACAATTCTCAGTAATGCCGGTCACTGGTAAAATGAAGTTTAACCAGGATGAGCGTGCAAGCTGGTTCTCTCATAAGGCAGAAATTGTAAAGCCATATTATTACAGTGTATACCTGGCTGATGCAGATGTAACTACTGAGATTACGCCTACAGAGCGTGCAGCTCAGTTCCGTTTTACATTCCCGAAATCTGATAGTTCTTATGTTGTTATTGATGCTTTTGATAAGGGATCATATATTAAAGTTATTCCGAAGGAAAGAAAAGTTATAGGTTACAGTACGCGTTATGCAAGTGGGCCGCTACCTGCTAATTTTAAAAATTACTTTGTTATCTACTTTGATAAGGCTATTTCTTCTGCTAATACATGGCACGGAAATACGCTGGCAAAAGATACGCTGGAGCTGAAAAGTGATCATTCTGGTGCGATCATAGGATTTAAGACTGAAAAAGGAGAGAAAGTAGGGATGAAAGTCGCTTCGTCTTTTATCAGTGTTGAACAGGCCGAAATCAGTTTAAAAAGAGAATTGGCAAATGATACGTTTGAAGCTACGCAGCAAAAATCAAGAGCGGTATGGAACAAGACTTTAGGTAAAATTTCTATTGAAGGCGGAACTGTTGATCAGACACGTACTTTTTATTCAAGTTTATACCGGACTTTATTTTTCCCGAATAAGTTATATGAGATAGATGCGAACAATAAAATTGTTCACTGGAGCCCTTACAATGGCAAAACTATGCCAGGTTATATGTTTGCTGGTACGGGATTCTGGGATACCTTCAGAGCGCTGTACCCATTCTTAAATCTGGTGTATCCTGCAATCAACAAAGAGATGCAGGAAGGATTGGTAAATGATTATAAAGAAGGCGGATGGTTGCCTGAATGGTCAAGTCCTGGTTATGCAAATTGTATGATCGGTAACAATTCTGCCTCTGTAGTCGCAGATGCTTATATTAAAGGGTTGCGTGGATATGATATTGAGCGTTTATTTGAAGCGTTAAAACATGGTGCGAATAATGAAGGGCCGAATGAAGCTGTAGGAAGAGCGGGTGTAAAGTATTATAATGAGTTAGGTTATGTGCCTTATGATGTTAAACTGAATGAGAATGCCGCCAGAACATTGGAGTATGCTTATGATGACTTTACGATTTATCAATTGGGAAAAGCGCTGAATAAACCAGCTGCTGAGATTGATATCTACAAGAAAAGAGCAATGAATTATAAAAATCTATTTGATCCTTCATCTGGTTTGATGCGTGGAAAGAATAAGGATGGTTCATTCCAATCACCTTTTAACCCGTTTAAATGGGGTGATGCTTTTACAGAAGGAAACAGCTGGCATTATTCATGGTCAGTTTTCCAGGACATAAATGGTCTGGTTGGACTGATGGGCGGTAAAAACAAGTTTGTAGAGAAATTGGATTCAGTATTTACTATGCCCCCTGTTTTTGATGCAAGTTATTATGGTTCGGTGATTCACGAGATCAGAGAGATGCAGATTGCAAATATGGGACAGTATGCACATGGCAATCAGCCGATACAACACATGATTTACTTGTATAATTATGCCGGACAACCTTGGAAAGCGCAGTACTGGTTAAGAGAAACGATGAACAGAATGTATAAAGCTACGCCTGATGGCTATTGTGGAGATGAAGATAACGGACAGACTTCTGCCTGGTATGTTTTCTCTTCAATGGGCTTCTATCCGGTTACTCCTGCTACAGATCAATATGTGGTTGGTGCGCCTTTGTTCAAAAAAGTAACGGTTAATCTGGATAATGGAAAACAGATTGTAATCAATGCTGCTGCAAACAGTGTGGATAACAAGTATATCAATGCGTTGAAATATAATGGTAAGGCTTATGGTAAAAACTGGTTAAGTCACGCTGATTTAGTCAAAGGGGCTACTTTGGATTTCGATATGACTGCTACACCTAATAAGACCAGGGGTACTGCGGAAAGTGATTTCCCTTACTCTATGTCAACAGAACAGCAATAA
- the glmM gene encoding phosphoglucosamine mutase: MTLIKSISGIRGTIGGIAGNGLTPIDIVKFTAAYGSWVIKNTNIKKIVLGRDARISGDMVNNLVTGTLQGLGIEVIDLGLSTTPTVEIAVPMEKAGGGIILTASHNPKQWNALKLLNEKGEFINDENGKEVLEIAERADFSFAEVNDLGKVIYDDSYLQKHIDVILALPLVDVELIKNANFKIAIDCVNSTGGIFIPALLKALGVKTVFELYCEPNGEFPHNPEPLPENLTEIAKVVQRKQADLGIVVDPDVDRLCFVCEDGTMFGEEYTLVAVADYILKNQVGNTVSNLSSTRALKDVTLRAGGEYNAAAVGEVNVVNQMKATNAIIGGEGNGGIIYPELHYGRDALVGIALFLTHLAKFGKSVSLLRSSYPNYHISKNKITLTPEMDIDALLVKVQEKYKNQPSSTIDGLKIEFDSEWVHLRKSNTEPIIRIYSEAENETVAENLANKIISDIKEILKLN; encoded by the coding sequence TTGACACTTATAAAATCTATTTCAGGAATCAGGGGAACTATCGGCGGAATCGCTGGAAATGGGCTAACACCTATTGATATAGTGAAGTTTACCGCAGCTTATGGCTCGTGGGTAATCAAAAATACGAATATTAAGAAAATCGTACTCGGACGGGATGCCCGGATCTCGGGAGACATGGTGAATAATCTTGTAACCGGTACTTTACAGGGATTGGGGATTGAAGTGATAGACTTGGGTTTATCAACTACGCCAACGGTAGAGATTGCTGTTCCAATGGAAAAAGCGGGAGGGGGAATTATTCTGACAGCCAGCCATAATCCTAAACAATGGAACGCACTGAAACTCTTAAATGAGAAGGGTGAGTTTATCAATGATGAAAATGGTAAAGAAGTATTAGAAATTGCTGAAAGAGCTGATTTTTCTTTTGCTGAGGTGAATGACCTTGGAAAAGTTATTTATGATGACTCTTATCTGCAAAAACATATTGATGTAATTCTGGCTTTGCCGCTGGTTGATGTGGAATTGATCAAAAATGCAAATTTCAAAATTGCAATTGACTGTGTAAATTCTACGGGTGGTATTTTTATTCCGGCTTTGTTAAAGGCATTAGGGGTAAAAACAGTATTCGAATTGTATTGTGAGCCCAATGGTGAGTTTCCTCATAATCCAGAGCCTTTACCTGAAAACCTGACTGAAATTGCTAAAGTCGTGCAGCGCAAACAGGCAGATCTGGGTATTGTAGTAGACCCTGATGTAGATCGTTTATGTTTTGTTTGTGAAGATGGGACGATGTTCGGTGAGGAATACACTTTAGTTGCTGTAGCTGATTATATTTTGAAGAATCAGGTGGGGAACACGGTTTCTAATTTATCATCGACGAGAGCCTTAAAAGATGTCACACTCAGAGCGGGCGGGGAATACAATGCTGCTGCTGTGGGTGAAGTGAATGTGGTAAACCAGATGAAAGCAACAAATGCAATTATTGGTGGTGAAGGTAATGGCGGGATTATTTATCCTGAATTGCATTATGGCCGTGATGCTTTGGTTGGGATCGCTTTGTTTTTAACACATCTTGCGAAATTTGGTAAATCTGTTTCCTTGTTAAGAAGCAGCTATCCGAATTACCATATTTCTAAAAATAAGATCACATTAACTCCTGAAATGGATATTGATGCTTTGTTGGTTAAAGTACAGGAAAAATATAAAAATCAACCGAGCAGCACTATTGACGGATTGAAAATAGAGTTTGATAGTGAGTGGGTCCACCTGCGTAAATCAAATACAGAACCAATTATCCGTATCTACAGCGAAGCGGAAAATGAAACTGTAGCTGAAAACCTGGCGAACAAAATTATATCAGACATCAAAGAAATTTTAAAATTGAATTAA
- a CDS encoding YbbR-like domain-containing protein, producing MPFIKLTKIERKRFLVLITCVLLAIAGWLFLALNNKYVYTAKTVLIYKNFPQKKAFHPLQSDTVDLQVEGTGWQLLFARLRVNPQFISINLEKLNNRNFILFSEQLYSVNNQLETSQKIISVRPDTLYFDFSKRTVKRVPVRLVSNLSFVKQFGISDVIQCTPNYVTVSGPQEELEKINEWKTDTLVLHNIQNQAVTRVGMKQNVLKNVNIFPASIEVKLPVDEFTEKTLEVPLKIINNGEYYNVKLYPKKVKITFMVALSSYQQVNEDFIEAVVDLNEWKLKHHGQLSVKLTRFPDYCRRMRIDPEKVDFIIER from the coding sequence ATGCCATTCATTAAACTTACAAAAATAGAGCGAAAGCGCTTTTTAGTATTGATCACTTGTGTGCTTCTGGCTATTGCAGGGTGGTTATTTCTGGCGTTAAACAATAAATATGTTTATACGGCCAAGACTGTCCTGATTTATAAAAATTTCCCGCAGAAAAAAGCTTTTCATCCTTTACAGTCTGATACGGTAGATTTACAGGTAGAAGGAACGGGCTGGCAATTATTGTTTGCACGTTTAAGGGTAAATCCGCAATTTATCAGCATTAATCTTGAAAAATTAAATAACAGGAACTTTATCCTTTTTTCAGAGCAGTTATATAGTGTGAACAACCAGTTGGAAACTTCACAGAAAATTATATCTGTACGTCCTGATACGTTATACTTTGATTTTTCTAAAAGGACGGTAAAAAGAGTTCCGGTCAGATTAGTATCTAATTTATCTTTTGTAAAGCAGTTTGGTATTTCTGATGTGATTCAGTGTACACCGAATTACGTCACGGTATCAGGTCCTCAGGAAGAGCTGGAAAAGATTAACGAGTGGAAAACTGATACTTTAGTGCTGCATAATATTCAGAACCAGGCAGTGACCCGGGTAGGGATGAAACAGAACGTACTCAAAAATGTAAATATATTCCCGGCGAGTATCGAGGTTAAATTGCCAGTAGATGAGTTTACGGAGAAAACACTGGAAGTGCCGTTGAAGATTATCAATAATGGAGAATATTATAATGTTAAGCTTTATCCGAAAAAGGTTAAGATCACTTTTATGGTTGCCTTGTCCAGTTATCAGCAGGTAAATGAAGATTTCATTGAAGCTGTGGTAGATTTGAATGAGTGGAAGTTAAAGCATCATGGCCAGCTGAGTGTTAAGCTAACCCGCTTTCCTGATTATTGCAGAAGGATGAGGATAGACCCGGAAAAAGTTGATTTTATTATAGAAAGATAA
- a CDS encoding cysteine desulfurase family protein produces MNRIYLDNAATTPLDKEVMAEMINVMENYYGNPSSIHAQGREVRTLIEKARKTVAGLLNATPAEIFFTSGGTEADNTAIRCGIAAFGIKHAITSKIEHHAVEHTLGQLLKDGVIDKLSFVNIDAKGNVDYEHLEQLLKENSRSFVSLMHANNELATLTDMEKVGDICERYEAIYHCDTVQTMGHYVHDVRKIKAHFIVCAAHKLHGPKGVGFLFVNHTVKISPMIFGGAQERNMRGGTENVYGIVGLAKALEMAYSQMEAHQTYIQELKTYMKDKLVAEIPAISFNGETDPEKSLYTVLNVSFPAMDMSDMLLFNLDINGISASGGSACSSGSNIGSHVLTAVGIDPNRPSVRFSFSKLNTKEEIDYVIEKVKHIVEQNIAV; encoded by the coding sequence ATGAACAGGATCTATTTGGATAATGCTGCAACTACCCCTCTTGATAAAGAGGTAATGGCTGAAATGATTAATGTGATGGAGAATTATTATGGTAATCCATCTTCAATTCATGCGCAGGGCCGTGAGGTACGTACATTGATTGAAAAGGCCCGTAAAACTGTAGCAGGATTACTGAATGCGACACCTGCTGAGATATTTTTCACTTCAGGTGGTACAGAAGCCGACAATACAGCTATACGTTGTGGTATCGCGGCTTTTGGGATCAAACATGCCATTACTTCAAAAATTGAACATCATGCAGTTGAGCATACGCTGGGCCAGTTATTAAAAGATGGCGTTATTGATAAGCTGAGCTTTGTAAATATAGATGCTAAGGGTAATGTTGATTATGAGCACCTGGAACAACTGTTAAAAGAGAATTCACGTTCTTTCGTTTCTTTAATGCATGCAAATAATGAATTGGCAACCTTGACCGATATGGAAAAGGTAGGTGATATTTGTGAGCGTTACGAGGCTATTTATCATTGTGATACAGTACAGACCATGGGTCATTATGTACATGATGTCAGAAAGATTAAAGCACATTTTATAGTTTGTGCAGCACATAAATTGCATGGTCCAAAAGGAGTAGGCTTTTTATTTGTAAATCACACGGTTAAAATCAGTCCGATGATCTTTGGCGGTGCGCAGGAGCGGAATATGCGTGGAGGAACTGAAAATGTCTATGGAATTGTAGGGCTGGCAAAAGCATTGGAGATGGCTTATAGTCAGATGGAAGCGCACCAAACTTATATCCAGGAATTGAAAACTTACATGAAAGATAAACTGGTTGCAGAAATTCCTGCCATTAGCTTTAATGGAGAAACTGATCCTGAGAAAAGTTTATATACGGTCCTTAATGTTTCATTCCCTGCAATGGATATGTCTGATATGTTATTGTTTAATCTTGATATTAACGGTATCTCTGCATCTGGCGGCAGCGCTTGTTCTTCAGGTTCTAATATCGGGTCTCATGTATTGACTGCTGTTGGCATTGATCCGAACCGTCCTTCTGTCAGGTTCTCTTTCAGCAAGTTGAATACGAAAGAGGAAATTGATTATGTGATAGAAAAAGTGAAACATATTGTAGAACAGAATATCGCAGTTTAA
- a CDS encoding MarR family winged helix-turn-helix transcriptional regulator yields MIQLQKETNAPRYESIFHEAMVNLAFTQNWCNDQVKQAVSVYDITNQQFNVLRILRGQHPDPSTINLLKSRMLDKMCDASRIVDRLVQKDLICKKTNAYDKRAVDILINEKGLALLKKMDKEMSLSAILSANLTHQEAEQLTSLLEKARGRA; encoded by the coding sequence GTGATACAGTTGCAGAAAGAAACAAACGCCCCCCGCTATGAAAGCATATTCCACGAGGCAATGGTCAATCTGGCATTTACCCAGAATTGGTGTAATGATCAAGTGAAACAGGCTGTTTCAGTATATGATATTACCAATCAGCAGTTTAATGTGCTCAGGATATTACGTGGCCAGCATCCGGACCCTTCGACTATCAATTTGCTGAAATCCAGGATGCTTGATAAAATGTGTGATGCTTCACGAATTGTTGACCGCCTGGTACAGAAGGATTTGATTTGTAAAAAAACCAATGCTTATGATAAGCGTGCAGTTGACATCCTGATCAATGAGAAGGGGTTGGCATTGTTAAAGAAGATGGATAAAGAAATGAGCTTATCTGCTATTCTTTCTGCTAATTTAACCCATCAGGAGGCAGAGCAATTAACTTCGCTGCTGGAAAAAGCAAGAGGCAGGGCTTAG
- the coaE gene encoding dephospho-CoA kinase (Dephospho-CoA kinase (CoaE) performs the final step in coenzyme A biosynthesis.): protein MIKIGITGGIGSGKTMVCSIFEQLGIPVFYADTVAKEIMITDPILREGIIAAFGVESYELSGKLNNKHIAQIVFNNKVELEKLNALVHPAVFSAFESWQQTIPAEVPYNLKEAALLFESGSYKMCDHSILVTAPKAVKIQRVMDRDGVTAEQVEARMDKQLSDEEKNKMADFLITNDESRSVILQVLELHHQFINLTK, encoded by the coding sequence ATGATTAAGATTGGGATTACCGGTGGTATAGGAAGTGGCAAAACTATGGTTTGCAGCATATTTGAACAACTGGGGATTCCTGTGTTTTATGCGGATACCGTGGCTAAGGAAATTATGATAACCGATCCTATATTAAGGGAGGGGATTATAGCAGCTTTTGGCGTGGAGAGTTATGAGTTGTCCGGGAAGCTGAACAATAAACATATTGCACAAATTGTATTCAATAATAAAGTGGAGCTGGAGAAGCTGAATGCATTGGTTCATCCGGCTGTATTCAGCGCATTTGAAAGCTGGCAGCAAACTATACCTGCAGAGGTACCTTATAATTTGAAAGAGGCTGCCCTATTATTTGAGAGTGGGTCTTATAAAATGTGTGACCATAGTATTTTGGTTACCGCACCCAAAGCGGTCAAAATACAACGGGTGATGGACCGGGATGGGGTAACTGCCGAACAGGTCGAAGCGCGGATGGATAAGCAGCTGAGCGATGAAGAAAAGAATAAAATGGCTGATTTTTTAATTACAAATGATGAAAGCCGATCGGTGATACTCCAGGTATTGGAGCTGCACCATCAATTTATAAACCTTACAAAATAA